The genomic segment GATCATCACACCCGAAAGAGTGTTTTATGACGGTGAAATCAACAGAATCGTATTAAAGGGCGCCGAGGGGAACATGGCGATCCTCGCCAACCATACACCCTTGATGACAACCCTTGCTTTAAGTGAGCTGAAAATCTATTCAGATCCGAAGAAGTTCAGAAGCGCTACCTTGCTTGGCGGTTTTGCTAAGATTGAGCCAGAAAAGGTGGTCATACTGGCGGATGCGGCGGAATGGCCTGAGGAGATAGATGTTGAAAGAGCGCTAAAAGCAAAAGAGATGGCTGAGGCCACTC from the Alkalibacter saccharofermentans DSM 14828 genome contains:
- the atpC gene encoding ATP synthase F1 subunit epsilon translates to MSTYRLLIITPERVFYDGEINRIVLKGAEGNMAILANHTPLMTTLALSELKIYSDPKKFRSATLLGGFAKIEPEKVVILADAAEWPEEIDVERALKAKEMAEATLKKSDQDLVWAQAALRRAIVRIEVSKTKDNR